A single window of Dermacentor albipictus isolate Rhodes 1998 colony chromosome 1, USDA_Dalb.pri_finalv2, whole genome shotgun sequence DNA harbors:
- the LOC135918353 gene encoding dnaJ homolog subfamily C member 12-like has protein sequence MESLLENVMKGRCEAQPDYYEILGCDEISSDEQLLCEYKVKALKFHPDKNPGDPEAAQQFQNIQEARDVLLDPEKRKKYDKWRKSGLSMPFQQYVNLNVTSLHWVTKKTKEPMLMDRCHQAPMQMRVDDSSDALSSWRSKEPADELLRKFRNYEI, from the exons ATGGAATCCCTTTTAGAAAACGTTATGAAGGGCCGTTGCGAAGCGCAGCCCGACTACTACGAGATACTTGGGTGCGACGAAATCTCTTCG GATGAACAACTCCTCTGTGAGTACAAGGTAAAAGCGCTTAAATTCCACCCAGACAAGAACCCAGGCGACCCTGAAGCAG CCCAGCAATTCCAGAACATTCAAGAAGCACGTGATGTCCTGTTAGACcctgaaaaacgaaaaaaatatgaCAAGTGGAGAAAGTCGGGCCTCAGCATGCCATTTCAGCAGTATGTCAACCTTAATGTTACG TCTCTACACTGGGTTACCAAAAAGACTAAGGAACCAATGCTGATGGATCGCTGTCATCAGGCACCTATGCAAATGC GTGTGGATGATTCAAGTGATGCTTTGTCAAGTTGGAGGAGCAAGGAACCTGCTGATGAATTGCTGAGAAAATTCAGAAATTATGAGATCTGA